From Sporosarcina sp. Marseille-Q4943, the proteins below share one genomic window:
- a CDS encoding dimethylarginine dimethylaminohydrolase family protein — protein MSSPVDDKSKTKCNTEYDSLKRVILCQPKFMAIEEVINHTQKEYADENIDVELALKQHREFEKLLREHGVEVINLPSSEQFPEQVFTRDIGFTVGEEVFVAEMARDIRKGEEEALEEFLEDANIPYQTTTDRVEGGDVIVDRHKVYVGISSRTSDEAVRNLQRNLPNHNIIRIPFDEKYLHLDCVFNILSPEIGLIFPEALSADMVETLSQSYKLIEVSPEEQFTMGTNVLSIGGGKVFSLPQNEQVNTAMRAQGFEVIEVDFSEIIKSGGSFRCCSMPLERD, from the coding sequence ATGAGTTCCCCTGTGGACGATAAATCAAAAACGAAGTGCAATACAGAATATGATTCATTGAAGCGAGTCATTCTTTGCCAGCCGAAATTCATGGCAATTGAAGAAGTCATCAACCATACGCAAAAAGAATACGCTGACGAAAACATCGACGTAGAGTTGGCGTTGAAGCAACACCGGGAATTCGAAAAGCTGCTCCGAGAACACGGTGTGGAAGTAATCAACTTGCCTTCTTCTGAACAATTTCCTGAGCAAGTATTCACCCGCGATATCGGCTTCACGGTCGGAGAAGAAGTATTCGTCGCCGAAATGGCAAGAGACATACGAAAAGGCGAGGAAGAGGCGCTCGAGGAATTTCTCGAAGACGCCAACATCCCATATCAGACGACGACCGACCGAGTAGAAGGCGGTGACGTCATCGTCGATCGCCACAAAGTGTACGTCGGCATCAGCAGCCGAACATCCGACGAGGCCGTCCGCAATTTACAACGAAATCTGCCGAATCACAACATCATCCGCATTCCATTCGATGAAAAATACTTACACCTTGATTGTGTATTCAACATACTATCGCCTGAAATCGGCCTCATCTTCCCGGAAGCACTGTCAGCAGACATGGTCGAAACACTTTCGCAATCCTATAAGCTGATCGAAGTGTCGCCGGAGGAGCAATTCACAATGGGCACAAACGTCTTATCGATCGGTGGCGGCAAAGTATTCAGCCTCCCGCAAAACGAACAAGTGAACACCGCCATGCGCGCCCAAGGATTCGAAGTCATCGAAGTCGACTTCTCCGAAATCATCAAATCCGGCGGCTCCTTCCGCTGCTGCTCCATGCCGCTCGAAAGGGACTAA
- a CDS encoding YqcI/YcgG family protein produces MDEKTNTLLTKEDFTTRADLPDWLLESYRTFHETVTDKTFPCYFGMGGELKGELRYAYVTQKDWSNLPSALHAFLKLFDDPKHKRHGLFVFVEPFETEGDLESYRKQFWDILQYLHDVDETEWPADSPRDPDHYLWDFHFGGEPIFVFGNAPAYKQRKTRDLGQSMVLGFQPRRIFEGLKGTEQGGIMSREKVRERVEVWDQLPKHPDISHYGDPTHNEWKQFFIGDDVEPIVGKCPFSHKEMKNE; encoded by the coding sequence ATTGATGAAAAGACAAATACGTTATTGACGAAAGAGGACTTTACAACAAGGGCAGACTTGCCGGATTGGCTGCTGGAAAGCTATCGGACGTTCCATGAGACGGTGACGGATAAGACGTTTCCGTGTTATTTCGGTATGGGCGGTGAATTGAAGGGTGAATTGCGTTATGCGTATGTGACACAGAAGGACTGGTCGAACTTGCCTTCTGCTCTCCATGCCTTTTTGAAGTTGTTCGATGATCCGAAGCATAAGCGGCATGGATTGTTCGTCTTCGTGGAGCCTTTTGAGACGGAAGGCGATTTGGAATCATACCGGAAGCAGTTTTGGGACATTCTGCAATACTTGCACGATGTCGATGAGACCGAATGGCCAGCTGACAGCCCACGTGATCCTGACCATTATTTGTGGGACTTCCATTTTGGCGGCGAGCCGATCTTCGTGTTCGGAAACGCGCCTGCCTACAAGCAAAGGAAGACAAGGGATTTGGGGCAATCAATGGTGCTAGGCTTCCAACCTCGTCGTATTTTTGAAGGGTTGAAGGGCACTGAACAAGGCGGCATCATGTCGAGGGAAAAGGTGCGTGAACGTGTCGAAGTGTGGGATCAATTGCCGAAGCATCCGGATATTAGCCATTACGGCGACCCGACGCACAATGAATGGAAGCAGTTTTTCATCGGCGATGATGTTGAACCGATTGTCGGGAAATGTCCGTTTTCGCATAAAGAGATGAAGAATGAGTGA
- a CDS encoding D-serine ammonia-lyase, which yields MNETDKENLIERLPLLQKIIEKQEVLWQNPLNGTSAAGIAQSGISEADVKDASERLKRFAPYIKKVFPETEGANGIIESPITAIPKMKEALSAPYETEIPGELLLKQDNALPISGSIKARGGIYEVLKHAETLAVEHGLIQPDEDYAKFAEPEFRNLFAKHKIAVGSTGNLGLSIGIMSAKLGFNVTVHMSADAKQWKKDLLREKGVTVVEYADDYSKAVEEGRRQAEADPLCHFVDDENSLDLFLGYAVAGERVAAQLQESGKQVDENNPLFVYLPCGVGGGPGGVAFGLKLQFGDNVHCFFAEPTHSPCMTIGMMTGLHDAVSVADFNLDNQTAADGLAVGTPSGFVGKKMEPLLEGCYTIADETMFKLLTMIADTEDIRLEPSALAGMTGPVQVIRNEVPMANTTSATHLVWATGGSMVPEAEMDMYYGIGRK from the coding sequence GTGAATGAAACTGATAAAGAAAATTTAATCGAAAGATTGCCATTACTGCAAAAAATCATCGAAAAACAAGAAGTGCTGTGGCAAAACCCGTTGAACGGAACCAGTGCGGCAGGCATTGCCCAATCCGGTATTTCCGAAGCCGACGTGAAGGACGCGAGCGAACGGCTGAAGCGTTTTGCCCCATACATTAAAAAAGTGTTTCCTGAAACAGAAGGTGCAAATGGCATTATCGAGTCACCGATCACCGCCATCCCGAAGATGAAAGAAGCGCTCTCTGCTCCATATGAAACGGAAATTCCCGGGGAATTGCTGTTGAAGCAGGACAACGCCCTTCCGATATCGGGCTCCATCAAGGCGCGTGGCGGCATTTATGAAGTGTTGAAGCATGCTGAAACGCTTGCCGTGGAGCATGGACTCATTCAACCGGACGAGGACTATGCGAAGTTTGCAGAGCCGGAATTCCGTAATTTATTCGCTAAGCATAAAATCGCTGTCGGTTCGACTGGAAATCTCGGACTGAGCATCGGCATCATGAGTGCGAAGCTCGGCTTCAACGTCACAGTCCATATGTCTGCTGATGCGAAGCAATGGAAGAAAGACCTTCTCCGTGAAAAAGGCGTGACCGTCGTTGAATATGCGGATGACTACAGCAAAGCGGTCGAGGAAGGCAGACGCCAGGCGGAAGCGGATCCACTTTGTCACTTCGTCGATGATGAAAACTCGCTCGATCTATTCCTCGGCTACGCGGTCGCGGGTGAGAGAGTTGCTGCACAATTACAGGAAAGCGGCAAACAAGTCGATGAAAACAATCCACTCTTCGTCTATTTGCCATGCGGAGTAGGCGGGGGACCGGGGGGCGTCGCTTTCGGACTGAAGCTTCAATTTGGCGACAATGTCCATTGTTTCTTCGCCGAACCGACGCATTCACCTTGCATGACGATCGGCATGATGACCGGCTTACATGACGCAGTGTCCGTTGCAGACTTCAACTTGGACAATCAGACAGCGGCAGACGGGCTTGCGGTAGGAACGCCATCCGGGTTCGTCGGCAAGAAGATGGAGCCGCTCCTTGAAGGCTGCTATACGATCGCAGATGAAACGATGTTCAAATTGCTGACGATGATCGCTGATACCGAGGATATCCGACTCGAACCGTCCGCTCTTGCGGGAATGACAGGACCCGTTCAAGTGATCCGCAATGAAGTCCCGATGGCGAATACAACATCCGCAACCCATCTCGTCTGGGCGACAGGCGGCAGCATGGTGCCAGAAGCGGAAATGGATATGTACTACGGAATCGGCAGGAAATAA
- a CDS encoding D-alanyl-D-alanine carboxypeptidase family protein, protein MKKILAIIFLAALAFFFFIKDKDARKEADPLYHEAKAAIVLEADSGKILYEQNAKEALPIASMSKLMTQYIVLEAISDGRLLWDSQYKPSTAALNQSKHAVILGMDKHKTYSARELFTAMTVTSANDAAIALAEMVSGSEKEFVEEMNAKAKRFGLRNTRFINATGLDEAETNRATARDVAAIANELLTEYPEVLDFTRLTDFTTSEGARLWSTNLMLPGIPQEMTGMEGLKTGYTLEAGPCFASTGVYEGKRIITVVIGVGSEGSDTSTPRFELTRDLIDRYVLLNE, encoded by the coding sequence ATGAAAAAAATACTTGCCATCATATTTCTAGCCGCATTGGCATTTTTCTTCTTCATTAAAGACAAAGACGCACGCAAAGAGGCAGATCCCCTCTACCATGAAGCGAAGGCTGCCATCGTCCTTGAGGCGGATTCGGGAAAAATCCTCTACGAGCAAAATGCCAAGGAGGCGTTGCCGATCGCCAGCATGTCTAAGCTGATGACCCAGTACATCGTCCTCGAAGCGATTTCCGACGGTCGTCTCTTATGGGATAGTCAATATAAACCATCCACAGCGGCGTTGAACCAATCGAAACATGCAGTCATTTTAGGGATGGACAAGCATAAGACTTACAGTGCCCGTGAACTGTTCACCGCGATGACCGTCACTTCCGCGAATGACGCAGCGATCGCACTCGCTGAAATGGTAAGCGGCTCAGAAAAAGAATTCGTGGAAGAGATGAATGCAAAAGCAAAACGATTCGGCTTGCGAAACACCCGATTCATCAATGCGACGGGACTGGATGAGGCAGAGACGAACCGGGCGACTGCGCGGGATGTCGCCGCCATCGCGAACGAACTTCTCACCGAATATCCCGAAGTGCTGGACTTCACCCGCTTGACAGACTTCACGACGAGCGAAGGAGCGAGGCTATGGAGCACGAACCTCATGCTTCCAGGGATACCGCAAGAAATGACAGGCATGGAAGGGTTGAAAACGGGGTACACACTGGAAGCCGGTCCTTGCTTTGCGAGCACAGGCGTCTATGAAGGAAAGCGGATCATCACGGTCGTCATCGGCGTCGGGTCGGAAGGAAGCGATACGTCTACACCCCGTTTCGAACTGACTCGCGATTTGATTGACCGCTATGTATTGTTAAATGAATAA
- the kynA gene encoding tryptophan 2,3-dioxygenase: MSDKGIHTDFRDNMTYGEYLRLDKVLSSQERLSGHHDEMLFIIIHQVSELWMKLILHELNTAIELIEEDELPEAFKMLARVSRVQTQIIQAWDVLSTLTPAEYMEFRESLGRASGFQSYQNRLIEFALGYKKPHIMKIYEKDPELASELKTAYEAPGIYDVAIRALARAGFPVNPDLLTRDFSVTYGGDPTVAAAWLEVYRDVDRYWDLYQLAEKLVDIEDSHQQWRFRHMKTVERIIGFKTGTGGSSGVDYLKSVLDHKFFPELWDVRTKL, from the coding sequence ATGAGTGACAAAGGGATTCATACGGATTTTCGGGACAACATGACGTACGGGGAATATTTACGGCTCGATAAAGTGCTCTCCAGCCAGGAGCGGTTGTCCGGCCACCATGACGAAATGCTGTTCATTATCATCCACCAAGTGAGCGAGCTTTGGATGAAGCTCATATTGCATGAACTGAACACGGCGATCGAGTTGATTGAAGAAGACGAACTGCCGGAAGCGTTCAAAATGCTGGCACGCGTTTCCCGGGTGCAGACGCAGATCATCCAGGCATGGGACGTCCTTTCGACGTTGACACCTGCCGAGTATATGGAATTCCGCGAAAGTCTAGGTCGCGCATCGGGCTTCCAGTCCTACCAAAATCGGCTGATCGAGTTTGCGCTTGGCTACAAAAAGCCGCATATAATGAAAATCTACGAGAAAGACCCCGAGCTCGCGAGCGAATTGAAAACCGCCTATGAAGCGCCGGGCATTTACGACGTCGCCATCCGCGCACTCGCTCGGGCAGGTTTCCCGGTCAATCCAGATTTGCTGACACGTGATTTCTCTGTCACATATGGAGGCGATCCGACCGTGGCAGCCGCCTGGCTCGAAGTATACCGCGACGTCGACCGTTATTGGGACTTGTACCAGCTTGCTGAAAAGCTCGTCGACATCGAGGACAGCCACCAGCAATGGCGCTTTCGCCATATGAAAACTGTGGAACGGATCATCGGCTTCAAAACGGGCACAGGCGGCTCGTCAGGCGTCGACTATTTGAAATCCGTCCTCGACCATAAATTTTTTCCTGAACTATGGGACGTACGGACGAAATTGTGA
- the kynB gene encoding arylformamidase, protein MTDKWIDISQRLHNGIAEWPGDTPFTYKVEFPKADTGSVNIGKMTTSTHTGTHIDAPFHYDDEGMKVHELPIDVYIGKARVIDVSGLESVGRSDLNGIDFGDVERILLKTSSRPDQDLFPETFTYLRADIGPLLKERGVRLIGVDTPSVDPEHSKTLDAHHSLYDNDVLILENIVLEKVEPGDYELIALPLPIEGGDGSPVRAVVRKWSS, encoded by the coding sequence ATGACGGATAAGTGGATCGATATTTCGCAACGGCTGCATAATGGAATCGCCGAATGGCCGGGAGACACGCCGTTTACCTATAAAGTCGAGTTCCCGAAAGCAGACACGGGTTCCGTGAACATCGGAAAGATGACGACGAGCACGCATACGGGGACGCATATCGACGCACCGTTCCACTATGACGATGAGGGGATGAAAGTGCATGAGCTGCCAATCGATGTGTATATCGGAAAGGCTCGCGTCATTGACGTCTCGGGGCTTGAAAGCGTCGGGCGCTCCGATTTGAATGGAATCGACTTCGGCGATGTGGAACGTATTTTATTGAAAACATCAAGCCGTCCTGATCAGGATTTGTTCCCGGAAACGTTTACGTATTTACGGGCGGATATCGGTCCTTTATTGAAAGAGCGGGGCGTGAGGCTGATTGGAGTCGATACGCCTTCCGTCGACCCGGAACATAGCAAGACGTTGGATGCCCACCATTCGTTGTATGACAATGACGTACTCATTTTGGAAAACATCGTTTTGGAGAAAGTAGAACCGGGGGACTATGAACTGATTGCCTTGCCATTGCCGATTGAAGGCGGAGATGGAAGCCCGGTACGCGCAGTCGTTAGGAAGTGGTCGTCATGA
- the kynU gene encoding kynureninase: MTQHTLSNAQERDRQDKLASYRGEFYIPANTIYMDGNSLGLLSKRAERTLLDLLASWKTLGIDGWTEGEHPWFYLSEQVGEKMAPLVGGKKGEVIATGSTTTNLHQLVSTFYKPDGNKTKILADELNFPSDIYALKSQLRLKGYDPDTHLIRIKSPDGRYLLEDDIIEAMTDDVALIVLPAVLYRSGQVLDMEKLTKAANERNIPIGFDLCHSIGAVGHSLHDWGTDFAFWCTYKHLNGGPGSVGGLFVHEKHFGKAPGLAGWFGSKKESQFDMDHMMDPASDAGAYQIGTPHVLSLAPVIGSLDMFEEVGISAIREKSLELTGYMLELIEQELPESGFTIGNPVDGIRGGHLLLEHEEAARICKALKEDGVIPDFRAPNGIRLAPVALYNTFEDVWHTVQKLKVIMDEKRYEKFENKRGVVA, from the coding sequence ATGACACAACACACTTTATCGAACGCACAGGAACGGGATCGGCAAGACAAACTCGCTTCCTATAGGGGCGAATTTTACATACCGGCCAACACCATTTACATGGATGGCAATTCACTCGGTTTATTGTCGAAGCGTGCGGAGCGCACATTGCTAGATTTGCTCGCGTCATGGAAAACCCTTGGCATCGACGGATGGACGGAAGGGGAGCATCCGTGGTTTTACTTATCCGAGCAAGTCGGTGAGAAAATGGCACCGCTCGTCGGGGGAAAGAAAGGCGAAGTCATTGCGACCGGCTCCACGACAACGAATTTACATCAGCTCGTCTCGACGTTTTACAAGCCTGACGGCAATAAAACAAAAATCCTCGCAGATGAACTAAATTTCCCGTCGGATATTTATGCGCTGAAAAGTCAGCTCCGTTTGAAAGGTTATGATCCGGATACTCATCTCATCCGCATCAAAAGCCCAGACGGCCGTTATTTGTTGGAAGATGACATTATCGAAGCGATGACCGATGACGTCGCGCTTATCGTTTTGCCGGCAGTCCTGTACCGAAGCGGGCAGGTGCTTGATATGGAGAAGTTGACGAAAGCTGCAAATGAACGGAATATCCCGATCGGCTTCGACCTTTGCCATTCGATTGGTGCGGTCGGGCATTCGCTCCATGACTGGGGGACGGATTTTGCGTTCTGGTGCACGTATAAGCATTTGAACGGCGGGCCGGGTTCCGTTGGCGGCCTGTTCGTTCATGAAAAGCATTTCGGCAAAGCGCCGGGGCTCGCTGGTTGGTTCGGCTCGAAAAAGGAGTCGCAATTCGATATGGATCATATGATGGATCCAGCGTCGGACGCCGGCGCATATCAGATTGGAACGCCCCATGTGCTCAGCTTGGCGCCAGTCATCGGGTCCCTCGATATGTTCGAGGAAGTGGGCATATCGGCAATCCGTGAAAAATCGCTTGAGTTGACGGGTTATATGCTTGAATTGATTGAACAAGAGCTGCCGGAATCGGGCTTCACAATCGGGAATCCGGTCGACGGAATACGCGGCGGCCATTTATTGCTCGAGCACGAAGAAGCGGCTCGCATTTGCAAGGCGCTGAAGGAAGATGGCGTCATACCGGATTTCCGTGCGCCGAACGGCATACGGCTCGCTCCTGTCGCCCTTTACAATACATTTGAAGACGTTTGGCATACAGTACAGAAGCTGAAAGTCATCATGGATGAAAAACGATACGAAAAGTTTGAGAATAAAAGGGGGGTTGTCGCATGA
- a CDS encoding response regulator transcription factor → MIRIVIAEDQGMMLGALGSLLNMEDDMEVVGMARNGEEAVALVKEHEPNICIMDIEMPVMTGLDAAEELIGMDCKIIILTTFARAGYFERARKAKVRGYLLKDSPIEELVSSIHAIQDGRRIYAPELVDIAYEEDSENPLTDRESQVLELVAEGKTTKEIAGELFLTPGTVRNYISVILEKLEVGNRIEAISRFKEKGWFK, encoded by the coding sequence ATGATTCGAATCGTCATTGCAGAAGACCAAGGAATGATGTTAGGCGCATTAGGCTCCCTTTTGAACATGGAAGATGATATGGAAGTCGTCGGAATGGCACGGAACGGGGAGGAAGCGGTCGCCCTTGTAAAGGAGCATGAACCCAATATTTGCATCATGGATATCGAAATGCCGGTCATGACCGGCTTGGATGCCGCAGAGGAGCTAATCGGGATGGACTGCAAAATCATTATCTTGACGACGTTTGCGCGGGCGGGCTATTTTGAACGTGCGCGAAAAGCGAAGGTCCGCGGTTATTTATTGAAAGACAGTCCAATCGAAGAGCTTGTCAGTTCCATCCATGCGATTCAGGATGGACGGCGGATCTACGCGCCCGAGCTCGTCGACATCGCGTACGAGGAAGACTCGGAAAATCCGCTCACTGACCGCGAAAGCCAAGTTCTCGAACTTGTCGCGGAAGGGAAGACGACAAAGGAAATCGCCGGCGAGCTATTTTTGACACCGGGAACGGTGCGAAACTACATCTCCGTCATCCTTGAAAAGCTGGAGGTCGGCAATCGGATTGAAGCGATTTCGCGTTTCAAGGAGAAGGGATGGTTCAAATAA
- a CDS encoding sensor histidine kinase — MQKWYSIFPKNTWLSIYAWIVFCLLPFFFIFRTWSAVDISVGTGLLVLYFISYFFSFKSKSGLVYMWVSFEIVINIVMTLLFGYVYLSIFTAFFIGNIRSTVGFFIMYGLHIFFTVGAIVTGFFLEINLFLPQVHFILITVIGVILLPFNLYNRSKREKLEDQLEDAKERISELMLIEERERIARDLHDTLGQKLSMIGLKSDLARRLIPKSPEEAERELADIRQTASTALKEVRELVANIRATKLADEVMRARQILAAAEIELRIEGDSDFPVVTNIPSNVENVLGMCLKEAVTNVVKHSEATVCKVVFKHSEDEISIIVQDDGKGMKNRKSVGTGLKGMRERLEFVNGSLEIKEDSRTTLTIRVPVVITHQVEEGKA, encoded by the coding sequence ATGCAAAAATGGTACAGTATCTTTCCTAAAAATACGTGGCTCAGTATTTATGCATGGATCGTTTTTTGCCTGTTGCCGTTCTTTTTCATCTTCCGGACATGGTCTGCGGTCGATATTTCAGTCGGCACCGGGTTATTAGTGCTTTATTTCATCTCCTATTTCTTTTCATTCAAATCGAAAAGCGGCCTTGTCTATATGTGGGTCAGCTTCGAAATTGTCATCAATATCGTCATGACCCTTCTGTTCGGCTACGTGTACCTGTCCATTTTCACCGCGTTTTTCATCGGGAATATACGATCAACGGTCGGTTTCTTCATCATGTATGGTTTACATATCTTTTTCACGGTCGGCGCAATTGTCACAGGATTTTTCTTGGAAATCAATCTTTTCTTGCCGCAAGTTCATTTCATCCTCATCACGGTGATCGGCGTCATCCTTCTTCCGTTCAATCTATACAACCGGAGCAAGCGTGAAAAACTTGAAGACCAGTTGGAGGATGCGAAGGAACGCATTTCAGAATTAATGCTCATAGAGGAACGCGAACGGATCGCAAGGGATTTACATGATACGCTAGGACAGAAGCTGTCGATGATCGGGTTGAAAAGTGACCTGGCCCGAAGATTGATTCCGAAAAGTCCGGAAGAGGCGGAGAGGGAGTTGGCTGACATCCGCCAAACGGCTAGTACGGCGCTGAAGGAAGTGCGCGAGCTTGTGGCGAATATACGTGCAACAAAGCTCGCAGATGAAGTGATGCGTGCCCGCCAAATCCTTGCCGCGGCGGAAATAGAATTGAGGATCGAAGGGGATTCCGATTTCCCGGTAGTGACCAATATTCCGTCAAACGTCGAGAATGTCCTCGGCATGTGCCTGAAAGAGGCGGTGACGAATGTTGTGAAACATAGCGAAGCGACGGTTTGCAAAGTCGTTTTCAAGCATTCGGAAGATGAAATTTCAATTATCGTTCAAGATGACGGCAAAGGGATGAAAAATAGGAAGTCGGTCGGTACGGGCTTGAAGGGAATGCGGGAACGACTCGAATTCGTGAATGGATCTCTTGAAATCAAAGAGGACAGCAGGACGACATTGACAATCCGAGTGCCGGTCGTCATTACACATCAAGTTGAGGAGGGGAAAGCATGA
- a CDS encoding fatty acid desaturase: MSKEKTKQLHKNVAPYAKSDLKKSVIQLINTVPPIFLLWFLAYQSLSVSVWLTIGIAVIAAGFVVRTFIIFHDCTHGSFFKNKKANDIVGTITGVLTLFPYEKWKREHAIHHATSSNLDKRGVGDIWVMTVEEYVKASNWQRLMYRCYRNPLVMFGLGPIYLVLITGRINRKDARRKERMNTYLTNVILVALYAFMVWLVGWQAFLIVQGSIMFVAAALGIWLFYIQHTFEDSYFEEESEWDYVKAAVEGSSYYKLPKVLQWATGNIGFHHVHHLAPRVPNYNLEIAHESTPPLQMATTINIKTSLESLRYKLYDPENKRFITFKEVKNAVKRATPSIDLKDLKPKRTSFDSK, encoded by the coding sequence ATGAGCAAGGAAAAAACAAAACAATTGCACAAGAATGTTGCACCTTATGCCAAATCGGATTTAAAAAAGAGTGTCATCCAACTGATCAATACGGTTCCGCCTATATTTCTTCTATGGTTCTTGGCGTATCAAAGCCTGTCGGTGTCGGTTTGGTTGACGATCGGAATTGCAGTAATTGCAGCGGGCTTCGTCGTCCGGACATTCATCATTTTCCACGACTGCACGCATGGTTCATTTTTCAAAAATAAAAAAGCAAATGACATTGTCGGTACGATTACAGGGGTTCTCACTTTGTTCCCTTATGAAAAGTGGAAACGCGAGCATGCGATTCACCACGCAACGAGCTCTAACTTGGATAAGCGAGGCGTTGGGGACATTTGGGTCATGACGGTAGAGGAATATGTTAAGGCGTCGAATTGGCAGCGTCTCATGTACCGATGCTACCGGAATCCACTTGTCATGTTCGGACTCGGACCGATATATTTAGTCCTCATTACGGGAAGAATCAATCGGAAAGACGCACGTCGAAAAGAACGCATGAATACGTATTTGACGAACGTTATTCTCGTCGCGCTATATGCATTTATGGTATGGCTCGTCGGCTGGCAGGCATTCCTCATCGTGCAAGGTTCGATCATGTTTGTCGCAGCAGCGCTCGGCATCTGGCTATTCTACATCCAGCATACATTCGAAGATTCCTACTTCGAAGAGGAATCCGAGTGGGATTACGTGAAGGCAGCAGTGGAAGGCAGCTCGTATTACAAATTGCCGAAAGTCCTTCAATGGGCGACCGGCAACATCGGCTTCCACCACGTCCATCACTTGGCACCACGCGTTCCAAACTACAATTTGGAAATAGCGCATGAGTCAACTCCGCCTCTTCAAATGGCGACGACCATCAATATTAAAACAAGCTTAGAGTCGCTCCGATACAAACTTTATGATCCGGAGAACAAGCGGTTCATCACATTCAAAGAAGTGAAAAACGCGGTCAAACGTGCCACGCCAAGCATTGATTTGAAGGATTTGAAACCGAAACGAACGAGCTTTGACAGTAAATGA
- the ytxJ gene encoding bacillithiol system redox-active protein YtxJ, whose product MEVAVLLICAYLIGNLLMATVIGKLLYRQDIRLSGSGNPGARNAGRVFGKTGFVLTFIGDALKGAIVVLIARWLGMDEWLQLACVFAVMAGHIYPFVHKFRGGQGVSSFIGGMLAFNPLVVACFVVVFLVFYPFLKNFSLVGLSAMAMSPLFLFGLTRDWSQTVAAILVVAFLLFAHRKDLPCRKRVYKEVRRPIDRLLFRNDPSLRERRDHLMKEIRSIEEWEQVRSQSNKEPVFLMKHSSTCPISAAGYREFDRFETEIPKYYLIVQRSRSLSNEIESELSIQHESPQLFLLKDGEAAWHASHYKISQSNIKSAVEANG is encoded by the coding sequence ATGGAAGTAGCCGTATTGCTCATCTGCGCGTATTTGATTGGCAATTTGCTGATGGCAACTGTCATCGGTAAATTGTTGTACCGACAAGATATCCGCTTATCGGGAAGCGGGAATCCAGGCGCACGAAATGCAGGAAGGGTGTTCGGCAAAACCGGCTTTGTTTTGACGTTTATTGGAGATGCATTAAAAGGAGCGATCGTCGTCTTGATTGCCAGATGGCTAGGGATGGACGAATGGCTCCAACTGGCATGCGTCTTTGCCGTCATGGCAGGGCATATTTATCCGTTTGTCCATAAGTTCCGCGGCGGGCAAGGGGTGTCGTCGTTCATTGGCGGGATGCTTGCATTCAACCCGCTTGTCGTTGCTTGTTTTGTTGTCGTGTTTCTAGTCTTCTATCCATTCCTGAAAAACTTCAGCCTCGTCGGTTTAAGCGCAATGGCCATGTCGCCGCTTTTCCTGTTTGGATTGACGAGGGATTGGTCGCAAACGGTTGCCGCCATACTCGTTGTCGCTTTTCTATTATTCGCGCACCGGAAAGATTTACCTTGTCGCAAAAGGGTATATAAGGAAGTAAGGCGGCCCATCGACCGTCTATTATTCAGGAACGACCCTTCACTTAGGGAAAGGAGAGATCATCTAATGAAAGAGATCCGATCCATTGAAGAATGGGAACAAGTACGGAGTCAATCGAATAAAGAGCCAGTTTTCCTGATGAAGCATAGCTCGACGTGCCCGATAAGCGCAGCGGGGTATCGGGAGTTTGACAGGTTCGAAACGGAGATTCCGAAATACTATTTAATTGTCCAAAGAAGCCGCTCCTTGTCCAATGAAATCGAAAGCGAATTGAGCATACAGCATGAAAGCCCGCAACTCTTCCTATTAAAGGACGGCGAAGCGGCATGGCATGCGAGCCATTACAAAATCAGCCAATCCAATATTAAATCAGCCGTTGAAGCGAATGGTTGA